From Polyangiaceae bacterium, a single genomic window includes:
- a CDS encoding DUF4352 domain-containing protein, translating to MSIPGTHTSARPNRARALFCVALLLGLVGCKREAEADAVEPPPDAGTETKLAATSSAAANDVGGKPRGIGQVAHAPSYEMVLLGAKTCPPPAWHHIKAGYTRLGVEVELRGKSKSQRVPANPFYARLVDPEGKAYRPVFGGCEPDLRHTPLGVDDSVRAYITFEIPEATGRLQLRYDPQLKSPEALEFDLGVSPATADSAKP from the coding sequence ATGAGCATCCCCGGCACACACACGAGCGCGCGTCCGAATCGGGCGCGCGCGTTGTTTTGTGTGGCGCTACTGCTGGGCCTAGTGGGCTGCAAGCGCGAGGCCGAAGCGGATGCAGTTGAACCCCCGCCGGACGCGGGCACGGAGACGAAACTTGCTGCCACGAGCTCGGCGGCGGCAAACGATGTCGGGGGCAAACCGCGCGGAATCGGCCAGGTCGCTCACGCTCCCAGCTACGAGATGGTGTTGCTCGGCGCGAAGACTTGTCCGCCCCCCGCGTGGCACCACATCAAGGCTGGCTACACGCGCCTTGGCGTGGAGGTCGAGCTGCGAGGTAAGTCGAAGTCTCAGCGCGTGCCGGCCAACCCGTTTTATGCGCGCCTGGTGGATCCCGAGGGAAAAGCCTATCGCCCGGTGTTCGGCGGTTGCGAACCGGATCTACGGCACACGCCCCTCGGGGTTGACGACAGCGTGCGCGCCTACATCACCTTCGAGATCCCAGAGGCCACGGGTCGCCTCCAGCTCCGCTATGACCCGCAACTGAAGAGCCCCGAAGCGTTGGAGTTCGACCTCGGCGTGTCGCCCGCTACCGCCGACTCCGCCAAGCCCTGA
- a CDS encoding DUF4352 domain-containing protein — MKTHRDTLVLSLLVMGSLLACKKKEAPVVTEDPIATSTATTPDTPAPAADNTFKLGEEATQLEYKIKVTEAKECKPRYYEKAQLKKAGHRLIAVEMIFEAIADQPVTPATYNMKIVDDEGLTYKYSYMGSCEPRLQSGSLNKGEKAKGWVTFEVGENAKGLKFAYDHFAILGPKQNVKFDIGEVAAAK, encoded by the coding sequence ATGAAGACCCACAGAGACACATTGGTCCTTTCCCTACTGGTGATGGGGAGCCTCCTTGCTTGCAAGAAGAAGGAAGCCCCCGTCGTAACCGAAGATCCAATCGCGACTTCGACTGCAACCACTCCCGACACGCCCGCGCCTGCCGCCGACAACACGTTCAAGCTGGGCGAAGAAGCGACGCAGCTCGAGTACAAGATCAAGGTGACCGAGGCCAAGGAGTGCAAGCCTCGCTACTACGAGAAGGCGCAGCTCAAGAAAGCGGGGCATCGCCTGATCGCCGTTGAGATGATCTTCGAAGCGATCGCGGATCAGCCCGTCACGCCGGCGACCTACAACATGAAGATCGTCGACGACGAGGGCCTCACCTACAAGTACAGCTACATGGGTAGCTGCGAGCCTCGTTTACAGAGCGGTAGCTTGAACAAGGGTGAGAAAGCCAAGGGCTGGGTTACCTTCGAGGTTGGCGAAAACGCGAAGGGTCTGAAGTTCGCCTACGATCACTTCGCCATCCTGGGACCGAAACAGAACGTGAAGTTCGACATCGGCGAAGTCGCGGCAGCCAAATAA
- a CDS encoding DUF4352 domain-containing protein produces the protein MNTRRDTLVVALLVMGSLLACKKKETPAPVATEDPVATTTATATATAAPAADKTFKVGEEATQLDYKIKVSEVKECKARYYEKSSLKKAGHRLVGVEMTIESISDKQFTPGTYNMKIVDDEGLTYKYSFRGTCEPRLQSGSLNKGEKAKGWVTFEVGDKAKGLKFAYDHLSILGPKQNVKFELGDVASK, from the coding sequence ATGAACACTCGCCGAGACACATTGGTCGTTGCCCTGTTGGTGATGGGCAGCTTGCTTGCTTGCAAGAAGAAGGAAACCCCTGCCCCCGTCGCCACCGAGGACCCGGTGGCCACCACCACCGCCACCGCGACGGCCACGGCCGCGCCGGCCGCCGACAAGACCTTCAAGGTCGGCGAGGAAGCCACTCAGCTGGACTACAAGATCAAGGTCAGCGAAGTGAAGGAGTGCAAGGCGCGCTACTACGAGAAGTCTTCGTTGAAGAAGGCGGGTCACCGTCTGGTCGGCGTGGAGATGACCATCGAGTCGATCAGCGACAAGCAGTTCACGCCCGGTACCTACAACATGAAGATCGTCGACGACGAGGGGCTGACCTACAAGTACAGCTTCCGCGGCACCTGTGAGCCCCGCTTGCAGAGCGGATCGCTGAACAAGGGTGAGAAGGCCAAGGGTTGGGTCACCTTCGAGGTGGGCGACAAGGCCAAGGGTCTGAAGTTCGCTTACGACCACCTGTCGATCCTGGGTCCGAAGCAGAACGTCAAGTTCGAGCTCGGCGACGTCGCCTCCAAGTGA